The Scyliorhinus canicula unplaced genomic scaffold, sScyCan1.1, whole genome shotgun sequence DNA window ccggccaatccacccaacccggccaatccatctaacctggctaatccatctaacccggccaatccacctaacccggccaatccatctaacctggccaatccacctaacctggccaatccatctaacctggccaatccacctaacccggccaatccacctaacccggctaatccatctaacccggccaatccatctaacctggccaatccatctaacctggccaatccacctaacctggctaatccacctaacctggctaatccatctaacctggccaatccatctaacctggccaatccatctaacctggccaatccacctaacctggccaatccacctaccctggccaatccacctaccctggccaatccacctaacctggccaatccacctaacctggccaatccacctaacctggctaatccacctaacccggccaatccacctaacccggccaatccacctaccctggccaatccacctaacctggccaatccacctaccctggccaatccacctaccctggccaatccacctaacctggccaatccacctaacctggctaatccatctaacctggccgatccacctaacccggccaatccacctaacccggccaatccacctaacctggccaatccacctaacctggctaatccacctaacccggccaatccacctaacctggctaatccatctaacctggccgatccacctaacccggccaatccacctaacccggccaatccacctaacctgcacatctttgaactctgtgaggaatccggagcacccggaggaaactcacacagacacagggagaacgtgcaaactccacacagtcacccagggccggaattgaacctgggtccctggtgctgtgaggcagcagtgctaaccacggtgccacctcctgtcttacaaccctcaagagaaaaaaataccttcatctccatctgaaatgggtgaccccttattttgcaacagtgacgccttgttctagattctcccacaagaggaaacatcctctccacatccaccctgtcaagacccctcaggaccttatatcgttcaatccaggttttacccaaaactttaaatctgtgtcccgactgtacgatcagtgaatggaaacagagtttctctgtccacctgatggaaatctggcataatcttgtgtccctgaatcaaatccCCCATcagcctcctttgctggaaccattctggtaaatctcctctgcaccttctccaagaaccttcacatttttcctgaagagtggtgaccagagctttataaagattcatagaatagaattggagccatagaattcctacagtgcagaaggaggccattcagcccatcaaatctgcagtgATTCTCTGCAAGGGCACActgtctaggcccacacccctaccctgtccctgtaaccccatagccccaccaaacccgcacatccctggacactaaggggcaatttatcaaggccaatccacctaactttcccttctttggactgttagaggaaacgtgagcaccgggtggaaacccacgcagacatggggagaaagtgcaaactccacacacacagtcaccaaggccgaaattgaacccgggtccctggcactgtgaggcagcagtgctaatagtcgtgccaccagaagcatagttttggtatcaatattactgtttatgaatagaagcaaattactgcggatggtggaatctgaagccaaagagaaaatgctggaacatctcagcaggtctggcagcatctgtagggagagaaaagaactaacaaaggaccatctggactcaacatgagatcttttctctccctacagatgctgccagacgtgctgagatgttccagcattatcTCTTCGGTTattgtttatgaagctcaagatcgaatttgctttgccatctATTCTCTTTAATATGACTTGTAGATGTACAAAATCTCTCTTcgcctctttctctcttctcccaAAGaagccagttgggtttttataacaatccagcagttttcatggtcactttttcccagtgccggccccacaaatgaccagattcattcagctcaatttcacaacctgcctttgtgtttttgtgggttctccctcactccctcttttctgttttcaatcagtttcacagggtgttcgaaggggaggcttcaaagtccggaaactcaaaccaagcatcacatcaggatctgacagagtcctcaatttatcatatcctgaatatcagcgaattttgaacatggaaggagaaAGCATCGTTcaaagtggggagaaaccgtacacgtcatcaggccccatgagacagaaatgcagccgcactgaggagaaaccgtggaaatgtgcggactgtgggaaaggattcacttccccatccaagctggaaactcatcgacgcagtcacactggggagagaccattcacctgctccacctgtgggaagggattcgctcagtcatcCGCCCTGCTcggtcaccagcgagttcacactggtgagagaccgttcacctgctccacgtgtgggaagggattcgctaagtcatccaacctgctgagtcaccagcgagttcacactggggagagaccgttcacctgctccacgtgtgggaagggattcactgagtcatccacattgcggaaacaccagcgaattcacactggggagagaccgttcacctgcatcgagtgtgggaagggattcactcgggcaTTCAcactgctgaaacaccagcgtgttcacactggggagagaccattcacctgctccacgtgtgggaagggattcactcagtcattcaacctgctgagtcaccagcgagttcacactggggagagaccgttcacatgctctacgtgtgggaagggattcactcagtcatccaacctgctgagtcaccagcgagttcacactggggagaggccattcacctgctccatgtgtgggaagggattcactgagtcatccacactgcggaaacaccagcgtgttcacactggggagagaccattcacctgcaccgagtgtgggaagggattcactctgtcatcccacctgctgagacaccaatgggttcacacaggggagagaccgttcacctgctccacgtgtgggaagggattcactttgtcatcccacctgctgagacaccaacgggttcacacaggggagagaccgtttcaatgtccagactgtgggaagagctataaaagttctggggaattgatgtgccatcaacgtattcacactgacgagagaccgttcaggtgctctcagtgtgggactgggttcagacaatcatcttacctcactgtacatcagcgaattcacactggggagaggccattcacctgccccaagtgtgggaagggattcaccacttcatcccacctgctgaaacaccaacgaggccacaagtaaccacagtgattggattttgctgttcctcacattcaggactgaaccgtgttcatttgggtctctttctgctgatgacAAGCTccggcccatttacaggggctaatattctggctgaaagttaaataaattagaattatgttaaatacgcagtgttgaaactttttaatatctctgacacaagttatttccttttgaagtactctcactctcccctgtctcttccatcctcacctccaacaagaagtgtgaggagcttgtggagcttctttgtgactgagattgagtcaatccgatcagctgcctctgctgtttccctcccttccacgagcccaccggaccaaactgtctctaaatttcatccttttgacttctggtggcggccatggagtcgGAGGTCGCGCATTTGGGAGCACCCGCTCGTGACGGACATTTTGAACCTATTCTCCCGATTTTTTTCGGAATTCTATTAGAAAcatcggtggagagtgagacagtgaggagaaatcccccaccaGTATGTGGAGCCGTGGACCAGAAACGGTCGTCCAAGAAGAATTAGTTGAGCAGCGAAGCTGACTGTAGAACCTGCAGCACGGGAAAGCATGGCAGAGGCGCAGGATCCcggtttggtggcacagtggtcaatgtTACTGCGGGTGGAGTTCATTCAGGAGAGCTTCACCAAGCAAATGAAGGCAACCTAATTAAGGCAAGGATTGATTGGATGGAACAGGGGCTGGAAGGCCA harbors:
- the LOC119961341 gene encoding zinc finger protein 229-like gives rise to the protein RSHTGERPFTCSTCGKGFAQSSALLGHQRVHTGERPFTCSTCGKGFAKSSNLLSHQRVHTGERPFTCSTCGKGFTESSTLRKHQRIHTGERPFTCIECGKGFTRAFTLLKHQRVHTGERPFTCSTCGKGFTQSFNLLSHQRVHTGERPFTCSTCGKGFTQSSNLLSHQRVHTGERPFTCSMCGKGFTESSTLRKHQRVHTGERPFTCTECGKGFTLSSHLLRHQWVHTGERPFTCSTCGKGFTLSSHLLRHQRVHTGERPFQCPDCGKSYKSSGELMCHQRIHTDERPFRCSQCGTGFRQSSYLTVHQRIHTGERPFTCPKCGKGFTTSSHLLKH